One genomic segment of Streptomyces sp. RerS4 includes these proteins:
- a CDS encoding response regulator transcription factor, which translates to MLRVILAEDSVLLRAGLTELLTLGGHRVLAAVGDAPGLLRAVAAERPDVVVTDVRMPPGLRDEGLRAALELRAGDPSLPVLVLSQYVATAYATQLFTGASAAGLGYLLKDRVGDVTEFLDALRRVHEGGTVIDPEVVRVLLTPRAADRPLARLTPREREVLALMAEGLNNQALAARLFITEASVVKHASSIFTKLDLDPTEGNRRVLAVLAHVRGAQD; encoded by the coding sequence GTGCTCCGGGTGATCCTCGCCGAGGACTCCGTCCTGCTGCGGGCCGGGCTGACGGAACTGCTGACCCTCGGCGGTCACCGGGTCCTCGCCGCCGTCGGCGACGCGCCCGGTCTGCTGCGGGCGGTGGCGGCCGAACGGCCGGACGTGGTCGTCACGGACGTCCGCATGCCGCCCGGACTGCGGGACGAGGGGCTGCGGGCGGCCCTCGAACTGCGCGCCGGGGACCCGTCGTTGCCGGTCCTGGTGCTCTCGCAGTACGTGGCCACGGCGTACGCGACCCAGTTGTTCACCGGGGCCTCGGCGGCCGGGCTCGGCTATCTGCTCAAGGACCGGGTCGGAGACGTCACCGAGTTCCTCGACGCCCTGCGCCGGGTCCACGAGGGCGGCACGGTCATCGACCCGGAGGTGGTCCGCGTCCTGCTCACCCCCCGCGCGGCGGACCGGCCGCTGGCGCGGCTGACCCCGCGCGAGCGGGAGGTGCTCGCCCTGATGGCCGAGGGCCTCAACAACCAGGCGCTGGCCGCGCGGCTGTTCATCACCGAGGCCTCGGTCGTGAAACACGCGAGCAGCATCTTCACGAAGCTGGACCTGGACCCGACGGAGGGCAACCGGCGCGTCCTCGCGGTCCTGGCCCACGTGCGCGGCGCGCAGGACTGA
- a CDS encoding sensor domain-containing protein — protein MRRPGRFLGSWWPWRCWAYLGSGFVLGYATLLALVSLVGLGVLLAVAGIGLVLLVGALAGAVPLGELERRRLRWVEPAPVADPHTSLAGAGAAAWLRTRLRERATWREFGYAALFGVVFGAAGFGVLTLVAFALLLVASPVVVWALAPEPVMLIPGQVVAGPLEALGGTAAGLVALIVAAYAGALIAGAQVKTARLLLGPRAEDDRVLELTRSRVRLVDAFEAERRRIERDLHDGAQQQLVALGMTLGLAEMRLRTAPEAAGVAEAVALIGRGRGEAKRALEQLRDLVRDIHPQVLTDHGLAAAVAEVALRHPVPVEVDLDVPRLPERVEITAYFTVTEALANTAMHSGAEHVAVAGRVEGGRLVLTVTDDGRGGADPGAGTGLAGLADRVSMLEGRLMVSSPVGGPTELRVEVPCSG, from the coding sequence ATGCGGCGGCCGGGGCGGTTCCTCGGGTCGTGGTGGCCGTGGCGGTGTTGGGCGTACCTCGGGAGCGGGTTCGTGCTCGGGTACGCGACGCTGCTCGCGCTGGTGTCGCTCGTCGGCCTCGGGGTGCTGCTGGCCGTGGCCGGGATCGGGCTCGTGCTGCTGGTCGGGGCCCTGGCGGGCGCGGTGCCGCTCGGGGAGTTGGAGCGGCGACGGCTGCGGTGGGTCGAGCCGGCGCCCGTGGCCGACCCGCACACCTCGCTCGCCGGGGCCGGCGCCGCCGCCTGGCTGCGGACCCGGCTGCGCGAGCGGGCCACCTGGCGGGAGTTCGGGTACGCCGCCCTGTTCGGGGTGGTGTTCGGGGCGGCCGGCTTCGGGGTGCTCACGCTGGTGGCGTTCGCGCTGCTGCTGGTCGCGTCCCCGGTCGTCGTGTGGGCGCTGGCCCCGGAACCGGTGATGTTGATACCCGGTCAGGTCGTGGCGGGGCCGTTGGAGGCCCTGGGCGGCACCGCCGCCGGTCTGGTCGCCCTGATCGTGGCGGCGTACGCGGGCGCGCTGATCGCCGGCGCGCAGGTCAAGACGGCCCGACTGCTGCTCGGGCCGCGCGCGGAGGACGACCGGGTCCTGGAACTGACGCGCTCGCGGGTGCGGTTGGTCGACGCCTTCGAAGCGGAACGGCGGCGCATCGAGCGGGACCTGCACGACGGCGCGCAGCAGCAACTGGTGGCCCTCGGCATGACGTTGGGCCTCGCGGAGATGCGGCTACGGACGGCCCCCGAGGCGGCGGGGGTCGCCGAGGCGGTGGCGCTGATCGGCCGGGGCCGCGGCGAGGCCAAGCGGGCGCTGGAGCAACTGCGCGACCTCGTACGGGACATCCACCCGCAGGTGCTGACCGACCACGGGCTCGCGGCGGCCGTGGCGGAGGTCGCGCTGCGTCATCCGGTACCGGTCGAGGTGGACCTCGACGTGCCCCGGCTGCCGGAACGGGTCGAGATCACCGCCTACTTCACCGTCACCGAGGCCCTCGCCAACACGGCCATGCACAGCGGCGCCGAGCACGTCGCGGTGGCCGGTAGGGTCGAGGGCGGCCGGCTCGTCCTGACCGTCACCGACGACGGCCGCGGCGGGGCGGATCCCGGCGCGGGAACGGGCCTGGCGGGTCTCGCGGACAGGGTGTCGATGTTGGAGGGCAGGCTGATGGTGTCCAGTCCGGTGGGCGGGCCCACCGAACTCCGGGTGGAGGTCCCGTGCTCCGGGTGA
- a CDS encoding DUF4239 domain-containing protein — translation MSEWLVLAIAMVLVCAAVLVMTTIRHRRVAADEDTSETPDVIEYMTMMVGVVYAIVLGLAIAGVWEARGAAEDSVRREAQSLYEVSQRADVYPAAVRDRIRGEVDAYVTHTVAVDWPRMADGEAASAEGARLLGKLRTDVTHQTPATELQAQAYQPLLDHIAAADDARHSRTQSDDTTLPDVIWVGLVVGGVVTIGLIFTLQIRRSGRELLLAGLFSALIVFLLFMVWSFDAPFGRDGVDSAAPFQDLFPTTSVTASR, via the coding sequence GTGTCCGAATGGCTGGTCCTGGCCATCGCCATGGTGCTCGTCTGCGCCGCCGTCCTCGTCATGACCACGATCCGGCACCGCCGGGTCGCGGCCGACGAGGACACCAGCGAAACCCCCGACGTCATCGAGTACATGACGATGATGGTCGGCGTGGTCTACGCGATCGTCCTGGGCCTGGCCATCGCGGGCGTCTGGGAGGCACGCGGCGCCGCCGAGGACAGCGTGCGCCGCGAGGCACAGTCCCTGTACGAGGTCAGCCAGCGCGCCGACGTCTACCCGGCCGCCGTCCGCGACCGGATCCGCGGCGAGGTGGACGCGTACGTCACCCACACCGTCGCGGTGGACTGGCCGCGCATGGCCGACGGGGAGGCCGCCTCCGCCGAGGGCGCGCGGCTGCTCGGCAAGCTGCGTACGGACGTCACCCACCAGACGCCCGCCACCGAACTCCAGGCGCAGGCCTACCAGCCGCTGTTGGACCACATCGCGGCCGCCGACGACGCCCGGCACTCGCGCACGCAGAGCGACGACACCACGCTGCCCGACGTGATCTGGGTGGGACTGGTGGTGGGCGGCGTCGTCACCATCGGGCTGATCTTCACCCTGCAGATCCGCCGCTCCGGGCGGGAACTGCTGCTCGCGGGGCTGTTCAGCGCGCTGATCGTGTTCCTGCTGTTCATGGTCTGGAGCTTCGACGCGCCGTTCGGGCGCGACGGCGTCGACTCGGCGGCCCCCTTCCAGGACCTGTTCCCGACCACGTCGGTCACGGCCTCGCGCTGA
- a CDS encoding MAB_1171c family putative transporter translates to MKGQDYYIPAAAMAIALVFKLPALRNNWRDPLLRSVCVLLTLAGAVFTFAAPPTIGAVNEWTGIPNFSAPLVYCLMTAFSASCLVLMFNWRGGPPEEIRRTSRRWISGYATVIAAIMVLFALGDAPEQRLRDFDTFYANTPYIRLMIAFYLLAHNVAAMTMVAMCWRWSLQVRGWLRGGLVIIVAGYAFSLTYDATKMSAVVARWLGHDLDDLSTYVAPPLASIGALVSAVGFVLPLVCQRASDSWQTWSTYRQLGTLWHEVQSTAPEGTPGVRMSWWSPAEIRVIQRESDIHDGFLRLGPCFDRRHRDAAYAQALADGADEVTARAVADAAMVAAAVRATAADPEGLAAEDAAEEERVLILADGARDLVRISHALRHSPVVAATRRQAALSAG, encoded by the coding sequence TTGAAAGGACAGGACTACTACATTCCGGCGGCGGCGATGGCGATCGCCCTCGTCTTCAAGCTGCCGGCCCTGCGCAACAACTGGCGCGACCCGCTCCTGCGGTCGGTCTGTGTCCTGCTGACGCTCGCCGGGGCGGTGTTCACCTTCGCCGCCCCGCCCACCATCGGCGCCGTCAACGAGTGGACGGGCATCCCCAACTTCTCCGCCCCCCTCGTGTACTGCCTGATGACCGCCTTCAGCGCCTCCTGCCTGGTGCTGATGTTCAACTGGCGCGGCGGCCCGCCCGAGGAGATCCGGCGCACCTCGCGGCGCTGGATATCGGGCTACGCCACCGTCATCGCGGCGATCATGGTGCTCTTCGCCCTCGGTGACGCCCCGGAGCAGCGCCTGCGCGACTTCGACACCTTCTACGCGAACACCCCGTACATCCGCCTGATGATCGCCTTCTACCTGCTGGCGCACAACGTGGCGGCGATGACGATGGTGGCGATGTGCTGGCGCTGGTCGCTCCAGGTGCGCGGCTGGTTGCGCGGCGGCCTGGTGATCATCGTGGCGGGCTACGCCTTCAGCCTGACCTACGACGCCACGAAGATGTCGGCCGTCGTCGCCCGCTGGCTGGGCCACGACCTCGACGACCTCAGCACCTACGTCGCCCCGCCGCTGGCCTCCATCGGCGCGCTGGTCAGCGCCGTGGGCTTCGTGCTGCCGCTGGTGTGCCAGCGCGCCTCGGACAGCTGGCAGACCTGGTCGACGTACCGGCAGCTCGGCACGCTGTGGCACGAGGTGCAGAGCACCGCCCCCGAGGGCACCCCGGGGGTACGGATGTCCTGGTGGTCGCCGGCCGAGATCCGGGTGATCCAGCGGGAGTCCGACATCCATGACGGGTTCCTGCGCCTGGGCCCCTGCTTCGACCGCCGCCACCGCGACGCCGCCTACGCACAGGCCCTGGCCGACGGCGCCGACGAGGTCACGGCCCGCGCCGTCGCCGACGCCGCGATGGTGGCCGCCGCCGTGCGGGCCACCGCCGCCGACCCCGAGGGCCTGGCCGCCGAGGACGCCGCCGAGGAGGAGCGGGTGCTCATCCTCGCGGACGGGGCGCGGGACCTCGTACGCATCTCCCACGCCCTGCGGCATTCGCCGGTGGTGGCGGCGACCCGGCGGCAGGCGGCCCTGTCGGCGGGCTGA
- a CDS encoding toxin-antitoxin system, toxin component, which translates to MSIGRAQRRLCAELVAGIKLAAPVEPADLYAALCEGMSRHRGRPVEFRMAAFPQGTASGLWLDMADRDLVVIEERTAPDHQLVILGHELWHMKAGHCSHHVDGSAVAARMLTDEIDIGETVRSVAARTRADVQEETEAETFGLLLGSRCRTWLAGSAAHRAPAQRDELAGRIETSLGYRGHRNDR; encoded by the coding sequence GTGAGCATAGGCAGAGCGCAGCGGCGGTTGTGCGCGGAGCTGGTGGCCGGCATCAAGCTGGCCGCCCCCGTGGAACCCGCGGATCTCTACGCCGCCCTCTGCGAGGGCATGAGCCGGCATCGCGGGCGCCCGGTGGAGTTCCGTATGGCCGCCTTCCCCCAGGGGACGGCGAGCGGCCTGTGGCTCGACATGGCGGACCGCGATCTGGTGGTCATCGAGGAGCGCACCGCACCGGACCACCAGTTGGTGATCCTCGGTCACGAGTTGTGGCACATGAAGGCCGGCCACTGCAGTCACCACGTCGACGGCTCCGCCGTCGCCGCCCGGATGCTCACCGACGAGATCGACATCGGCGAGACGGTCCGCAGCGTCGCCGCGCGCACGCGCGCCGACGTCCAGGAGGAGACCGAGGCCGAGACCTTCGGCCTGCTGCTGGGCAGCCGCTGCCGCACCTGGCTGGCCGGGTCGGCGGCGCACCGGGCCCCGGCCCAGCGCGACGAGCTGGCCGGCCGCATCGAGACCTCCCTCGGCTACCGGGGGCACAGGAACGACCGTTGA
- a CDS encoding helix-turn-helix transcriptional regulator, translating to MTDGFPAPVAVANAPLAATVTRVAELANKMGRDLNQVFDLRRLSEASGVPTDVIKTLLDGRRAGEPDLQARFLQRLDLLRRTRVKSNGRRYTQQEIADGAGMSRQQAGALINGDRRPTMEHCDAIQRFFGVHAGFLTAHDADALTDALQRTEQQLLQDFAKHERQTVSAEAASAGDPLARLLQNHGVRGIAWRAAQLPSDKHRDKVTEWLDMLLESVKPNES from the coding sequence GTGACAGACGGCTTCCCGGCTCCCGTCGCGGTGGCCAACGCGCCCCTGGCAGCGACCGTCACGCGGGTCGCCGAACTCGCGAACAAAATGGGCCGCGACCTGAACCAGGTCTTCGACCTGCGTCGACTCTCGGAGGCCTCCGGGGTTCCGACGGACGTGATCAAGACCCTGCTCGACGGCAGGCGGGCCGGCGAACCCGACCTCCAGGCCCGCTTCCTCCAGCGCCTCGACCTGCTCCGGCGCACCCGGGTCAAGTCGAACGGGCGCCGCTACACGCAGCAGGAGATCGCGGACGGTGCCGGGATGTCCCGCCAGCAGGCCGGCGCCCTGATCAACGGCGACCGCCGCCCCACGATGGAGCACTGTGACGCCATCCAGCGCTTCTTCGGGGTCCACGCCGGCTTCCTCACCGCCCACGACGCCGACGCCCTCACGGACGCGCTCCAGCGGACCGAGCAGCAGCTGCTCCAGGACTTCGCCAAACACGAACGCCAGACCGTATCGGCCGAGGCCGCTTCGGCGGGCGATCCGCTGGCAAGACTCCTACAGAACCACGGCGTGCGGGGCATCGCCTGGCGGGCCGCCCAACTGCCCAGCGACAAGCACCGGGACAAGGTGACCGAATGGCTGGACATGCTTCTCGAAAGTGTCAAACCGAACGAATCATGA
- a CDS encoding helix-turn-helix domain-containing protein, with protein MPHLAAVGQSDGLVRAGEERLAGEESARGAVRSERRKEILRQRREELGLSQEDLASRLRISVRAYGNWERGLVKEWTDRKLLALAEALEMSERQCFWLFRVMVDRDPPPTWRAAEENRLPRDPAQRDYLCDYAALMEASPYPTFLVDHRWDVALTNSAFDRLFQSVRPHPTALPDDNFLRFVLFHPDAAAVLEDHEPGWCVPLLAQFAAALAAAPDDEGLRSIRQEVARDPFMEAAYRYGVPHWLSTHGEQAARRDGAVRTVRHPEPGWGPVRCRTVAESGQMLEAMGLTRITFVLSSPQGPPTGPAAGTDFPRQQGARLRAVPSLD; from the coding sequence GTGCCACATCTCGCAGCGGTGGGCCAGTCCGATGGCCTCGTCCGAGCCGGTGAGGAGCGCCTGGCGGGCGAGGAGTCCGCGCGTGGCGCAGTGCGGTCGGAGCGGCGCAAGGAGATTTTGCGTCAGCGCCGTGAGGAACTGGGCCTGAGCCAGGAAGACCTCGCGTCCCGGCTGCGCATCAGTGTCCGGGCCTACGGGAACTGGGAGCGCGGGCTCGTCAAGGAGTGGACGGACCGCAAACTCCTGGCCTTGGCCGAGGCCTTGGAGATGAGCGAGCGGCAGTGCTTCTGGCTCTTCCGGGTCATGGTCGACCGGGATCCGCCGCCCACCTGGCGCGCGGCCGAGGAGAACCGCCTCCCGCGCGATCCCGCCCAGCGCGACTACCTGTGTGACTACGCGGCCCTCATGGAGGCCTCGCCCTACCCCACCTTCCTGGTGGACCACCGTTGGGACGTGGCCCTCACCAACTCGGCCTTCGACCGGCTCTTCCAGTCGGTGCGCCCGCACCCGACGGCCCTGCCCGACGACAACTTCCTGCGCTTCGTGCTGTTCCACCCGGACGCCGCGGCCGTGCTGGAGGACCACGAACCGGGCTGGTGCGTGCCGCTGCTGGCGCAGTTCGCCGCCGCGCTGGCCGCCGCCCCGGACGACGAGGGGCTGCGGAGCATCCGTCAGGAGGTGGCCCGTGACCCGTTCATGGAGGCCGCCTACCGCTACGGCGTCCCGCACTGGCTGAGCACCCACGGGGAGCAGGCCGCGCGGCGCGACGGCGCGGTGCGCACCGTGCGCCACCCGGAACCGGGTTGGGGTCCGGTGCGGTGCCGGACGGTGGCGGAATCCGGCCAGATGCTGGAGGCCATGGGGCTCACCCGGATCACCTTCGTGCTCTCCTCGCCGCAGGGGCCGCCCACCGGCCCGGCGGCGGGCACCGACTTCCCCCGGCAGCAGGGCGCTCGCCTGCGGGCCGTGCCCTCGCTCGACTGA
- a CDS encoding 6-phospho-beta-glucosidase, producing MRLTILGGGGFRVPLVYGALLGDHAEGRVSHVTLYDEDPGRLTAMARVLADQAAAVGAKDAPEVTATGDLDEALRGADFVFSAIRVGGLEGRAADERIALAEGVLGQETVGAGGIAYGLRTVPVVRALARRIARIAPEAWVINFTNPAGVVTEAMAEELGDRVIGICDSPVGLGRRIARLLGARPEEAWIDYVGLNHLGWVRGLRVGGRDELPRLLADPEALESFEEGRLFGAEWLRSLGAVPNEYLHYYYFNRDTVRAYQEVKQTRGAFLRDQQRGFYAEAGRPGQGAGAALAAWDRTRAEREATYMAENREVAGVGEREESDLESGGYERVALALMRAIARDERATLILNVRNRATLSVLDAHAVIEVPCLVDANGAHPVAVDPLPLHAVGLVTSVKAVEREVLAAAASGARADAVKAFALHPLVDSVAVARRLLDAYATEHPGLAYLR from the coding sequence GTGCGGTTGACCATCCTCGGCGGGGGCGGATTCCGCGTCCCGCTCGTCTACGGGGCACTCCTCGGCGATCACGCCGAGGGGCGGGTGTCCCACGTGACGCTCTACGACGAGGACCCCGGCCGGCTCACCGCCATGGCCCGGGTCCTCGCGGACCAGGCCGCGGCCGTCGGGGCGAAGGACGCGCCCGAGGTCACCGCCACCGGGGACCTGGACGAGGCCCTGCGCGGCGCCGACTTCGTCTTCTCCGCCATCCGCGTCGGAGGCCTGGAGGGCCGCGCCGCCGACGAACGGATCGCCCTGGCCGAGGGGGTCCTCGGCCAGGAGACGGTCGGTGCGGGCGGGATCGCGTACGGCCTGCGGACGGTGCCGGTGGTGCGCGCGCTGGCCCGCAGGATCGCCCGTATCGCGCCCGAGGCGTGGGTCATCAACTTCACGAACCCGGCCGGCGTGGTCACCGAGGCGATGGCCGAGGAACTCGGGGACCGGGTCATCGGCATCTGCGACTCCCCGGTCGGCCTCGGCCGCCGGATCGCCCGCCTGCTCGGCGCGCGGCCCGAAGAGGCCTGGATCGACTACGTCGGCCTCAACCACCTCGGCTGGGTACGGGGCCTGCGCGTCGGCGGGCGCGACGAACTGCCCCGACTGCTGGCCGATCCCGAGGCGCTGGAGTCCTTCGAGGAGGGCCGGCTCTTCGGCGCCGAGTGGCTGCGCTCGCTGGGCGCCGTCCCGAACGAGTACCTCCACTACTACTACTTCAACCGTGACACGGTACGGGCGTACCAGGAGGTCAAGCAGACCCGCGGCGCCTTCCTGCGCGACCAGCAGCGCGGCTTCTACGCCGAGGCCGGCCGCCCCGGGCAGGGCGCCGGGGCGGCGCTGGCCGCCTGGGACCGGACCCGGGCCGAGCGCGAGGCCACGTACATGGCCGAGAACCGTGAGGTGGCGGGGGTCGGCGAGCGCGAGGAGAGTGACCTGGAGTCCGGCGGGTACGAGCGGGTCGCGCTCGCGCTGATGCGGGCCATCGCCCGCGACGAACGCGCCACCCTGATCCTCAACGTCCGCAACCGCGCCACCCTGTCGGTGCTCGACGCGCACGCGGTGATCGAGGTGCCCTGCCTGGTCGACGCGAACGGCGCGCACCCGGTGGCCGTGGACCCGTTGCCGCTGCACGCGGTGGGCCTGGTGACCTCGGTCAAGGCGGTCGAGCGGGAGGTCCTCGCCGCCGCCGCGAGCGGCGCGCGGGCCGACGCCGTCAAGGCCTTCGCGCTGCACCCGCTGGTGGACTCGGTCGCGGTGGCCCGACGCCTGCTGGACGCGTACGCGACGGAGCACCCGGGCCTGGCCTACCTGCGCTGA